From the Candidatus Pantoea soli genome, one window contains:
- a CDS encoding SLC13 family permease, which translates to MAETPQWLTALVVGCTILLWALARLPEYLTALLFFAAAMLLHIAPASSVFSGFASSAFWLVLSGFVLGAAIRKVGLAQRWANWLVVPLSQSWPRMIMGTLLLTYLLALVMPSNMGRIALLMPVVLALGERAGIAPGSRGSIGLALAVGVGTFQLSASILPANVPNLVLSGAAESAWQLHLQWLPWWLLHMPVVGLAKGLLLGGCIIVLFRAQPLPVTQRDTLATLSAAEWRLLGLLLITLLLWMTDSLHGLSAAWVGLAAACVCLLPRIGFLSGDDFASGVNIRTCLYIAGILGLASVVVESGLGRLIASALLSLLPLEAQPSFHNFAVLSALVSLLNFVLTANGVPAMVTPMAQELASASGLPLIGVVMLQVFAYATPLLPYQASPVVVAMGLGNVPARAGLMLCVTLFFLSMVLLLPLDYLWFRLLGYGG; encoded by the coding sequence ATCGCTGAAACACCGCAGTGGCTGACCGCACTGGTCGTGGGCTGCACCATTTTACTGTGGGCCCTGGCCCGCCTGCCGGAATACCTGACTGCACTGCTGTTTTTCGCTGCGGCGATGCTGCTGCATATCGCGCCTGCCAGCAGCGTGTTCAGCGGTTTTGCTTCCTCAGCGTTCTGGCTGGTGCTGAGCGGTTTTGTGCTGGGGGCCGCCATCCGCAAAGTCGGGCTGGCGCAGCGCTGGGCTAACTGGCTGGTGGTGCCGCTCAGTCAGAGCTGGCCGCGCATGATAATGGGCACGCTGCTGCTGACCTATCTGCTGGCGCTGGTGATGCCGTCCAACATGGGGCGTATCGCACTGCTGATGCCGGTGGTGCTGGCGCTGGGCGAGCGGGCAGGCATTGCGCCAGGCAGTCGTGGCAGCATCGGTCTGGCGCTGGCAGTGGGCGTGGGTACCTTCCAGCTTTCTGCCAGTATTTTGCCGGCCAACGTGCCGAATCTGGTGCTGAGCGGGGCGGCGGAAAGCGCCTGGCAACTGCATCTGCAGTGGCTGCCGTGGTGGCTGCTGCATATGCCGGTGGTCGGCCTGGCAAAAGGGCTGTTGCTGGGGGGCTGCATTATCGTGCTGTTTCGCGCGCAGCCGCTGCCGGTGACGCAGCGTGATACGCTGGCCACGCTGAGCGCAGCCGAATGGCGGTTGCTCGGCCTGCTGCTGATTACGCTGCTGCTGTGGATGACCGACAGCCTGCACGGCTTGTCCGCTGCGTGGGTGGGGCTGGCAGCCGCCTGCGTCTGCCTGCTGCCGCGTATCGGCTTTCTGAGCGGCGACGACTTTGCCAGCGGCGTCAATATCCGTACCTGTCTCTATATCGCCGGTATTCTGGGGCTGGCGTCCGTGGTGGTGGAATCGGGGCTTGGCCGCCTGATAGCCAGCGCGCTGCTCAGCCTGTTGCCGCTGGAAGCACAGCCCTCGTTCCATAATTTTGCGGTGCTCAGTGCGCTGGTGTCGCTGCTCAATTTTGTGCTGACCGCCAACGGTGTGCCGGCGATGGTGACGCCGATGGCCCAGGAGCTGGCCAGCGCCTCGGGCTTGCCGCTGATCGGCGTGGTGATGTTGCAGGTGTTTGCCTACGCGACGCCGCTGCTGCCGTATCAGGCCTCACCGGTGGTGGTGGCGATGGGCCTTGGTAATGTGCCGGCCAGGGCCGGATTAATGCTGTGCGTCACCCTGTTTTTCCTGAGTATGGTGCTGCTGTTACCGCTGGATTATCTGTGGTTCCGGCTGTTAGGGTATGGCGGATAG
- a CDS encoding AraC family transcriptional regulator: MKNDWVELRRDDETGIESVSAHFRGHAYDPHDHDELLVGVTQQGLQRFHCHRALHTSTPGRAILIEPGAVHDGHAPEADGFTYVMLYLPQSWVATMLEQRGLGDIATLQGAFRHTLTDDPRLASAIQQAWLALHHGEGRLARDQQLDHLLTLLSRHLTVTPAAPDRLALPQMQRLRDYLHDFMAQDTGLDDLARLAGMDRFRLTRQFKQAFGQSPHAYLVRLRLRTARMLLARGVAPVEVAAQVGFADQSHLGRWFQRAYRMTPALYQRQCTNVLYPDPPVRR; encoded by the coding sequence GTGAAGAACGATTGGGTTGAACTTCGACGCGATGACGAAACCGGCATCGAAAGCGTCAGCGCACATTTTCGCGGACACGCTTACGATCCGCACGATCATGACGAGCTGCTGGTCGGGGTGACGCAGCAGGGATTACAGCGCTTTCACTGCCATCGCGCCCTGCATACCAGCACGCCGGGACGTGCCATCCTGATTGAACCCGGCGCGGTGCATGATGGTCATGCGCCTGAGGCAGACGGTTTTACCTATGTCATGCTCTATCTGCCACAGTCTTGGGTCGCCACTATGCTGGAACAGCGCGGCCTCGGCGATATCGCCACGCTGCAGGGCGCGTTTCGCCACACCCTCACCGACGATCCGCGCCTTGCCAGTGCCATTCAGCAGGCGTGGCTGGCGTTGCATCACGGCGAAGGGCGGCTGGCACGCGACCAGCAGCTTGATCATCTGCTGACCCTGCTGTCACGCCATCTGACAGTGACACCCGCTGCACCTGACCGGCTCGCCCTGCCACAGATGCAGCGGCTGCGCGACTACCTGCACGATTTTATGGCCCAGGATACGGGGCTGGACGATCTGGCCCGGCTGGCGGGCATGGATCGTTTCCGCCTGACGCGCCAGTTCAAACAGGCGTTTGGTCAGTCCCCGCACGCCTATCTGGTGCGTTTGCGCCTGCGTACTGCCCGGATGCTGCTGGCGCGCGGCGTGGCACCGGTTGAGGTTGCTGCACAGGTCGGCTTTGCCGATCAGAGCCACCTCGGCCGCTGGTTCCAGCGCGCCTACCGGATGACGCCCGCCCTGTATCAGCGTCAGTGCACAAACGTTCTATACCCGGACCCGCCCGTGCGCCGATAG
- a CDS encoding DUF2000 family protein, which translates to MFDTKIALIVRDDLAVWQRLNVVAFLATGIAAAAPEMMGEPYVDARGRQYGNMAGQPMLVFAADIAGLQRAHRQGLERELTLIPYVEAMFSTGHDAANREVFLAEDADNLNLVGIALRGPKKAVDKAIKGLAMHP; encoded by the coding sequence ATGTTTGATACCAAAATTGCTCTGATTGTCCGCGATGATTTAGCTGTCTGGCAGCGCCTGAACGTTGTGGCGTTTCTTGCCACCGGTATCGCTGCGGCTGCGCCGGAGATGATGGGTGAGCCCTACGTCGACGCGCGTGGCCGGCAGTATGGCAACATGGCCGGACAGCCCATGCTGGTCTTTGCTGCGGATATCGCAGGCTTACAGCGTGCTCATCGCCAGGGGCTGGAGCGCGAACTGACGCTGATCCCGTATGTTGAAGCGATGTTTTCAACCGGACACGATGCCGCCAACCGCGAGGTGTTTCTGGCAGAGGATGCGGACAATCTCAACCTCGTCGGCATCGCCCTGCGCGGCCCGAAAAAAGCCGTTGATAAAGCGATCAAAGGGCTGGCGATGCATCCCTGA
- a CDS encoding LacI family DNA-binding transcriptional regulator — translation MQNDKAGVSAQDVAERAGVSRSAVSRAFTPGASVSAATRERIMKAAAELGYHVNHLARGLVRNRSGIVCLIVSEIATPYRASLVRWLTQFLQEAGKVAMLINTDRSDNSVSAALLQAINFRADASIILSGMPDRTITRQCYQHGQRIILINRDEALPGSLSIHLDAQAAATTAVRAFQRAGCRHLAFANSLAGTPSLIKREAAFVQAAEQAGLMVSVERFGTTSYESGQILAHRLLTRAQRPDAVFCVTDLVACGFMDEARHRFQLRVPDDLCLIGYDNIAQASWSSYSLTTFAQPVEQFARDAVNWLQQKEQAENGLTPQHEQQHDTLVYQADVVWRGSVRGG, via the coding sequence ATGCAAAATGATAAGGCCGGGGTCAGCGCGCAGGATGTGGCAGAACGCGCAGGCGTTTCGCGCTCTGCGGTATCGCGCGCCTTTACGCCGGGAGCCAGCGTCTCAGCGGCGACCCGGGAGCGCATCATGAAGGCGGCGGCAGAGCTGGGTTATCACGTTAACCATCTGGCGCGCGGGCTGGTGCGCAATCGCAGCGGGATTGTCTGTCTGATTGTTTCAGAAATTGCCACGCCTTACCGCGCCAGCCTGGTACGCTGGCTGACGCAGTTTCTGCAGGAAGCCGGCAAGGTGGCGATGCTGATTAACACCGATCGTTCGGATAACAGCGTCTCGGCAGCGCTGCTGCAGGCAATTAATTTCCGCGCCGATGCGTCCATTATCCTTTCCGGTATGCCGGATCGCACCATTACCCGCCAGTGCTATCAGCATGGTCAGCGCATCATTTTGATTAATCGCGACGAAGCGTTACCGGGCTCGCTCAGCATCCATCTCGATGCGCAGGCGGCGGCGACCACGGCGGTAAGGGCATTTCAGCGCGCAGGCTGCCGCCATCTGGCCTTTGCAAACTCACTGGCCGGCACGCCCAGCCTGATCAAGCGTGAAGCAGCATTTGTGCAGGCCGCAGAGCAGGCCGGATTGATGGTCAGCGTGGAGCGTTTCGGCACTACCTCTTACGAAAGCGGGCAAATTCTGGCGCACCGCCTGCTGACGCGCGCGCAGCGGCCCGATGCGGTATTTTGCGTGACCGATTTGGTCGCCTGTGGCTTTATGGATGAAGCCCGGCATCGCTTTCAGCTGCGCGTGCCGGACGATCTCTGTCTGATTGGCTATGACAATATCGCTCAGGCCAGCTGGTCCTCCTACAGTCTCACCACCTTTGCCCAGCCGGTAGAACAGTTTGCCCGCGATGCGGTGAACTGGCTGCAGCAGAAAGAGCAGGCAGAAAACGGCCTGACGCCGCAGCACGAGCAACAGCATGACACCCTGGTTTATCAGGCTGACGTGGTATGGCGCGGGTCGGTACGCGGCGGGTGA
- a CDS encoding ABC transporter substrate-binding protein, which translates to MRLTRLAVTLSLCCSVLPAAVQAAGNLNMICSADVVVCEHMTRIFSQAHPDINVSMVRLSAGEAYARLRSEARNPRTDIWWAGTGDPHMQAAAEGLTQAYHSPLLVQQQPWAQKQAENAGYRTVGIYAGALGWGYNTRLLAEKKLKAPACWADLLDPAFKGEIQIANPNSSGTAYNTLATLVQIMGEDQAFDYLKKLNANISQYTKSGSAPVKAAARGETTVGIVFMHDAVAMQVDGFPIKTVAPCEGTGYEIGSMSIVKGARNLASAKVWYDWALSAEAQSHMKEAKSFQLPSNRNAEISPYAPRFENIKLIDYDFKTYGDTAKRKALLGRWDKEIGASAQ; encoded by the coding sequence ATGCGCCTTACCCGACTGGCCGTAACGCTGTCCCTCTGCTGCTCTGTGCTGCCTGCTGCTGTCCAGGCAGCCGGCAATCTCAATATGATCTGCTCTGCGGATGTGGTGGTGTGTGAGCACATGACGCGCATCTTCAGCCAGGCGCACCCCGATATTAACGTCAGCATGGTGCGCCTGTCGGCCGGCGAGGCCTATGCCCGCCTGCGCAGTGAAGCACGCAATCCGCGCACCGATATCTGGTGGGCGGGCACCGGCGATCCGCACATGCAGGCGGCCGCAGAAGGGTTGACGCAGGCGTATCACTCTCCGCTGCTGGTTCAGCAGCAGCCATGGGCGCAAAAACAGGCTGAAAACGCGGGTTACCGCACGGTGGGCATTTACGCGGGTGCGCTGGGGTGGGGCTACAACACCCGGCTGCTGGCAGAGAAGAAGCTGAAAGCGCCTGCCTGCTGGGCCGATCTGCTCGATCCGGCGTTCAAAGGTGAAATTCAGATTGCGAATCCTAACTCTTCCGGCACGGCCTATAACACGCTGGCAACGCTGGTACAGATCATGGGCGAGGATCAGGCCTTTGATTACCTGAAGAAGCTCAACGCCAATATTTCGCAGTACACCAAATCCGGCTCCGCGCCGGTGAAAGCTGCCGCGCGCGGTGAAACCACCGTCGGCATTGTGTTTATGCATGATGCGGTGGCGATGCAGGTAGACGGCTTTCCGATCAAAACCGTTGCCCCCTGTGAAGGCACCGGCTACGAAATTGGCTCAATGTCGATTGTAAAAGGGGCACGCAACCTCGCCAGCGCCAAAGTCTGGTACGACTGGGCGCTGAGCGCAGAGGCGCAATCGCACATGAAAGAGGCCAAATCCTTCCAGCTGCCGTCCAACCGCAACGCTGAGATTTCACCCTACGCGCCGCGTTTCGAAAACATCAAACTGATCGATTACGACTTTAAAACCTATGGCGATACAGCCAAACGTAAAGCGTTGCTGGGCCGCTGGGACAAAGAGATTGGTGCCAGCGCGCAGTAG
- a CDS encoding ABC transporter permease yields MNAQNRRLTGALLAGAAALTLLPWYSLENGFFSGGWLSHLWRDAASAPALWQLSSHPWLGVAVALLVLCGVSALLPAVLRNRLLLLWSACGVLFLLAEGHAIGYSGWSWLWLENTFGALAQGQPAFGAGALLLLTVFLLLFAFALAERGVLKGDAFVVAALVLLTALVSVFVLYPVLSLFVVSVQDATGGFQPDGLITNLQDPSVWSLACLKGGSCGTAWRTLWLALMTASGATLLGLAFALAATRTPLPFKKALRMLTILPIITPPFVIGLALILLFGRSGVVTEQLATLFGIEPGRWLYGLTGIWIAQVLSFTPIAFLVLIGVVEGVSPSLEEASQTLRANRWRTFSRVSLPLMAPGLANAFLISFIESMADFGNPMVLGGSHGVLSTEIFFSVVGAQNDPSRAAVLAMILLCFTLAAFVLQRLWLGGKNFATVTGKGDGGRHSELPRTLRLGVYATVIPWGLFTLVIYGMIAVGGFVQSWGLNNALTFDHYVRAFRITVSDGHLLWSGVAWNSFWTTLEIALIAAPLTAAVGLLTAWLIVRQTFAGRQTFEFLLMLSFAIPGTVIGVSYVMAYNLPPLEITGTAMILVACFVFRNMPVGVRGGIAAMSQLDKSLDEASLTLGASSFRTLRKVVLPLLKPAFSAALVYAFVRAITSISAVIFLVSAQYNMATSYIVGLVENGEYGVAIAYSTVLIVVMLLIIGVFQGLVGERKLRRVARPMAVTAPPAAPSLTQESAV; encoded by the coding sequence ATGAATGCACAAAATCGCCGGCTGACAGGCGCACTGCTGGCGGGCGCGGCGGCGCTCACGCTACTGCCGTGGTACAGCCTGGAAAATGGTTTCTTCAGTGGTGGCTGGCTCAGCCATTTATGGCGTGATGCCGCCAGCGCACCGGCGCTGTGGCAGCTGTCGTCCCATCCGTGGCTCGGCGTGGCTGTCGCGCTGCTGGTGCTGTGCGGCGTCAGCGCCCTGCTGCCTGCTGTGCTGCGTAACCGGCTGCTGCTGCTGTGGAGTGCGTGCGGCGTACTGTTTTTGCTGGCTGAAGGTCATGCTATTGGTTACAGCGGCTGGAGCTGGCTATGGCTCGAAAACACCTTTGGCGCGCTGGCGCAGGGACAACCGGCCTTTGGTGCAGGCGCGTTGCTGCTGCTGACAGTATTCCTGCTGCTGTTTGCATTTGCGCTTGCCGAACGCGGCGTGCTGAAAGGCGATGCCTTTGTGGTGGCGGCGCTGGTTCTGCTGACGGCACTGGTCAGCGTCTTTGTACTTTATCCGGTGCTGAGTCTGTTTGTGGTCTCGGTGCAGGATGCCACGGGCGGCTTCCAGCCTGACGGGCTGATCACGAACCTGCAGGATCCTTCTGTCTGGAGCCTTGCCTGTCTGAAAGGCGGCAGCTGCGGCACCGCCTGGCGCACGCTGTGGCTGGCGCTGATGACGGCCAGCGGTGCGACCCTGCTGGGCCTGGCTTTTGCCCTTGCCGCCACCCGCACGCCGCTGCCGTTTAAAAAAGCGCTGCGCATGCTGACCATCCTGCCGATCATCACGCCACCCTTCGTGATTGGTCTGGCGCTGATCCTGCTGTTTGGCCGCTCCGGTGTCGTGACTGAACAGCTGGCAACGCTGTTCGGTATCGAGCCGGGTCGCTGGCTGTATGGCTTAACCGGTATCTGGATCGCGCAGGTGCTCTCCTTCACGCCGATCGCGTTTCTGGTGCTGATTGGGGTAGTGGAGGGCGTCAGTCCTTCGCTGGAAGAAGCGTCACAAACGCTGCGTGCCAACCGCTGGCGCACCTTTTCCCGCGTCTCCCTGCCGTTAATGGCCCCCGGCCTCGCCAACGCTTTTCTAATCAGCTTTATTGAGAGCATGGCGGACTTTGGTAACCCGATGGTGCTGGGTGGCAGCCATGGTGTGCTGTCCACCGAAATCTTTTTCTCCGTCGTGGGGGCGCAAAACGATCCCAGCCGCGCGGCGGTGCTGGCGATGATCCTGCTGTGCTTTACCCTGGCAGCGTTTGTGCTGCAGCGTCTGTGGCTGGGCGGCAAAAACTTTGCCACCGTCACCGGTAAAGGCGATGGCGGCAGACACAGCGAGTTGCCGCGCACGCTACGGCTGGGCGTTTACGCGACGGTCATTCCGTGGGGGCTGTTCACGCTGGTGATCTACGGCATGATTGCGGTGGGCGGGTTTGTGCAATCGTGGGGGCTGAACAATGCGCTGACCTTCGATCATTACGTGCGCGCTTTCCGCATTACCGTCAGTGACGGACACCTGCTGTGGAGCGGTGTGGCGTGGAATTCATTCTGGACCACGCTGGAGATCGCGCTGATCGCCGCCCCGCTGACCGCCGCTGTCGGCCTGCTGACGGCATGGCTGATTGTACGGCAGACGTTCGCCGGGCGGCAGACATTTGAGTTTCTGCTGATGCTCAGCTTTGCCATTCCGGGCACGGTGATCGGCGTCAGTTATGTGATGGCCTATAACCTGCCGCCGCTGGAAATCACCGGCACCGCGATGATTCTGGTGGCCTGCTTTGTGTTTCGCAATATGCCGGTTGGCGTGCGGGGCGGCATTGCCGCCATGAGCCAGCTGGACAAGAGTCTGGATGAGGCTTCGCTGACGCTGGGAGCCAGCAGCTTCCGCACGCTGCGTAAAGTGGTGCTGCCGCTGCTCAAGCCCGCGTTCAGCGCTGCGCTGGTGTACGCCTTTGTTCGCGCCATCACCTCTATCAGCGCGGTGATCTTCCTGGTGAGCGCGCAATACAACATGGCGACATCGTACATCGTCGGGCTGGTTGAAAACGGCGAATACGGCGTCGCGA